The Leptospira sp. WS60.C2 genome includes the window TGTCATCAAAGAAGATTTGAAAGATACCTTACTCATTCCACAAAAGGCAACGTTTGAAGTATTAGATAAACATTACGTATACACAATATCTAGCAAAGGTAAGATCAAAGCAACAGAGATCAAAATCGCCAATGAAATTCCGCATTTATTTGTTGTCGAATCTGGAATTAGCGAGAGTGACATCATACTACTGGAAGGACTTGGCAAAGTACATGATGGTGATACTGTAAAATTTACAATCGAAACTCGTGAGAATGTCATGAAGAGTTTCGAATTGTCGGCTCATTAGGAGAAGAATGTATGTTTGCAAAATTTCTCCAAAGACCTGTGCTTGCGATTGTTATATCCGTCTTAGTTGTGTTTGTCGGATTAATTTCGATTAAAAATATTCCCATATCGCAATTCCCAGAAATTGCACCACCTCGTGTAACGATTACCCTTTCCTTTCCTGGAGCGAGTGCACAAGTTTTAGTACAATCAACCATTACTACTTTGGAGCAAGCTATCAACGGTGTTGCGGGAATGCGTTACATGATTTCGTCTTCTACAAGTTCTGGTGATGCGATCATTCAAGTTTTATTTGATCCTGGCACGAACCCTAATGACGCTCTTGTTCAAGTAAAAACCAGGGTCGATCAAATGATGTATCGAGTTCCTGAGTTAGTAAGACTTGAAGGTATCTTTGTCCAACCTGTACAACCAAGTATGCTCCTCTATGTGAATCTCTATAGTAAAGATCAAAACGCGAGCGAGAAATTTTTATACAATTACGCAACTGTCTTTTTACTACCAGAATTAAAAAGGATTCATGGAATAGGACAAGCTAAGATTTTAGGAACTAGACAATATGCAATGCGTGTTTGGTTAAATCCAGATCGAATGCGTGCCTACAATGTGACAACGGCCGAAGTTATGAAAGCAATTGAAGACCAAAGTATCATTGCAAGACCTGGTCGTCTTGGTCAAAGTTCGGGAAAACAGGCTCAGTCTTTAGAATACACATTAACCTATGAAGGTTGGTTCAATGAGCCTCAGCAATACGAAAATATTATCATTCGAGCCAAAAATGGAGGAGAGTTACTCTATCTCAAAGATATCTCAAAGGTTGAATTGGATAGCGAGTTTTATAATATTTATTCTGATGTAGATGGCCATCCAGCAGCTGCCATCATGTTCAAACAAACGGAAGGAAGTAATGCTAAAGTAGTCATCGAAGACATAAAGGCAAAGTTAGAGGAACTCAAACAAACGTTTCCTCCAGAAATGGATTATAAACTCAGTTATGATGTTTCTAACTTCATCGATGCAGCGATTGAAAAAGTAATTCACACTCTTGTAGAGGCCTTTGTTTTAGTTGCGATTGTAGTATTTATTTTTCTTGGTGATTGGAGATCTACCTTAATTCCGATCATTGCTGTTCCAGTATCATTAATCGGAGCCTTTTCATTCATGATGGCACTTGGACTTACGATCAATTTGATCACACTTTTCGCCATGGTATTAGCCATCGGAATTGTGGTCGATGATGCGATTGTTGTTGTAGAAGCAGTCCATGCTAAGATGGCGGAAGACCATCTTAGTGTCTATTTATCCGTAAAAGCAGTATTAGGTGAAATTAGTGGTGCTGTCATTGCAATCACTCTACTCATGACAGCCGTGTTTGTTCCTGTGACTTTTTTACCTGGTCCCGTCGGAGTATTTTATCGTCAGTTTGCGATCACAATGGCAACCTCGATTGTTTTATCAGGTCTTGTGGCATTAACATTAACGCCTGTCTTAACAGCGATGATATTAAAACCTCACATCCAACATCAAAAAACTCACAATCCTATTGATCTCTTCTTAGGAAAATTCAATTTTTACTTTGAGATCCTTACAGATAAATATGTGAATTTGATGAAACGATTTTCCGCTTCAAAGTTGTTTATCGTGTCTCTTCTCTTATTCTTCACTGTTGGATTTGTATTTCTATCACAATTGGTTCCCGCAGGATTTGTACCTGGAGAAGACCAAGGAATGATCTACGCCGTAATCCAAACACCACCAGGATCAACCATAGAAAAAACAAATGATGTAGCACGAAAACTACAAGAGATTGCTCTAAAAATTGAAGGAGTTGATTCCGTTGCTTCTCTTGCTGGTTATGAAATTTTAACAGAAGGAGAAGGATCGAATGCAGGTACTTGTCTCATCAGTTTAAAAGATTGGTCACTTCGAAAAAATTCTGTTCACGATGTGATGGAGGAATTAGAACACGAAACAAAAAATTTTGGAGCCATCATTGAATTTTTTGAACCGCCAGCAGTTCCAGGATTTGGAGCGGCAGGAGGTGTGATGTTTCGTTTATTAGATAAAACGAATAGTGGTGATTACACTGTCTTTGATAAAGTACATGAAGAGTTTATGGCTGATTTAAAAAAAAGAGAAGAATTAACAGGTCTCTTTTCCTTTTATTCTGCAAAGTTTCCACAACTTGAAGTGAAACTCGATCGGAAACTGGCAATGCAGAAAGGAGTGAATATTGGGGATGCAATGGACAATCTCGACATCCTTGTTGGTAGTACCTATGAACAAGGATTTATTCGATTCAATCAATTCTTTAAAGTCTATGTTCAATCTTCACCAGAATATAGAAGGTTACCTTCTGATATCCTTGGACTTTTTACACCTAATGATAAAGGAGAGATGGTTCCCTATTCTTCATTTTTATCCTTAGAACAAAAACAAGGAGCCAATGAAATCACACGATATAACGCTTATACTTCCTCTGTAATCAACGTTTTGCCAGGCAAAGGGTATACAACTGGGGATGCAATTGAAGCAATACGGGAAGTATCCAAAACATTACCTAAGGGATTCGAAGTTGGTTGGGAAGGTCTTTCCTATGATGAAGCCTCGAGAGGAAATGAAGCCATTTTTATCTTTTTGGTAGTGATTGTTTTCGTTTATCTTGTGTTATCTGCACAGTATGAAAGTTTTATTATTCCTTTTTCCGTCATCTTATCACTTCCACCAGGAATTTTTGGTTCTTTCTTTTTATTGAAGGTATTGGGACTTGCCAATGACATTTATGCTCAAATTGGAATGATCATGCTCATTGGGTTACTTGGTAAAAACGCAGTATTAATTGTAGAGTTTGCTAGGCAAAGGCAAGAAGCAGGACTTAGCGTTTTTGATGCCGCATTAGAAGGGGCAAAGGCAAGATTTCGACCTATTCTGATGACATCGTTTGCTTTTATAGCAGGACTTTTTCCACTTGTTGTAGCAACGGGACCTGGTGCGATTGCAAATCATACAATCGGTGCTTGTGCGTTAGGTGGAATGTTATTTGGAACAGTTTTTGGTGTCATTGCAGTGCCCGGACTCTATATCATTTTTGCGAATATCGCAAAAGGAAAAAACCTCATATATCATGAAGATAATATGCCTCTATCAGAATCTAATGCAAGTTATCATTCTTCCGAAATAGAACGAAAACGAAATAGAAAAGTAAGGAAGGAAAACAAATGAAACGAATAGGAATCTTTTTTTTACTTCTATGGAATTTCTCTTGTATCCCTGCTCTTTACGAGAGGGATAAAGAAGATTTAAAACTTCCTGATCAATTTGAAAATTGGGAAACTACAGAAAAAGCACAGAAATTACAAACAGAGATCTGGAAACAATTTTTCAACGAACCTCAATTGATATCACTCATTGATACGGCTATCGAGAACAATCAGGAACTTGCTGTATTAGAGCAAGAAATCAGTATCGCAAACAATGAAGTGTTCGCAAGACAAGGGGAGTATTTACCTAAGTTATCATTGCAAGCTGATAGCGGAGTAGAGCAAAAAGAAAGATTTAGTACACCAAATGCCAATTCACCAACTTTGTTTGCTCATGGTGGACTCATCATGAGTTGGGAAGTGGATATTTGGAAAAAACTAAGAAACGCTACAAAGTCTTCTTACCTTCGTTATTTGGCAAGTATCGAAGGAAAACGTTATGTTGTCACAAATTTAGTCGCTGAGATAACAGATACCTACTTTGAATTAAAATCCTTAGATAACCAACTAACACTTGTCGAAAACTATATCGAAGTGCTTTCGAAAGTGAAGGAGATTGTGGTTTTACAAAGGGAAGCAGGTCGCACCACATCGCTTGCGGTAAAACGGTTTGAAGCAGAGGTAGCAAAGAACTTAGCGCGAAAATACGATATTGTTCAAAGAATTGCCATCACTGAAAATCGGCACAATTTTCTTTTAGGAAGATTTCCCGAACGAATCAATCGTAATTCAGATGATTTTTTAGAGATCGCTCTTCCTGAGATTCAAAAGTCAGTGCCTGTTGATCTTTTAGAGAATCGACCCGATATCAAACAAGCAAGTTTGGTTTTAGAGTCACGTAAGTTAGATATCGAAGTGGCAAGGGCAAGATTTTATCCATCACTCACCATTGATGGAAACATTGGATATGAAGCCTTCAACTCAAAACACTTCAAGGGTACACCCGTGTCACTTGCCTATGGATTGGGTGGAGGAATCATTGCCCCTCTCATTAACCGAAAAGCGATTGAAGCCAACTATGCAACAGCCAATAACTTTCAAATTCAAGCGATTTACAATTATGAAGTGTCTCTCTTAAAAGCATTCACAGAGGTTACCAATCAAATTGTTAAAATCAAAAATCTTTCTCAAAAGTACGAAGCTAAAAATAAACAAGTACAGAATCTAAAGGAATCTGTAGAGATATCGAATATATTATTCAAAGCTGGAAGAATTGATTACATCGATGTTTTGTTTAGCCAAAGAGACTTTTTAGAAGCACAAGTGGAAGCATTTGAATTAAAATACAGCCTAATAGAAGCAAACGTTGGTTTGTATAAAGCACTTGGAGGTGGATGGCGGGGTCAACAAGAACCTGAAGGGAAAAGAAAAAACGGAACCTTTTAAACCAAAGAATTTTTAAGATATACGTTTTTACCAAAATTCAATTTGGGCGTTCCGATGTTGGTCTCCCCAAGTAAAGCATACAATTAAAATTACTTTCTTTCTATTTTTCTATTTTTTGAAATCTTAATAGCGCAGTAACTTCCTCTGGCAACTTTACAATTTTTTTTGTCACATGACTCACAGTGATATATGTGAGTGTACCAGAACAAATTTCCTTTTCACCAATTTTCATCTGAAATTTCCAAAACACTTTCGAAGATTGATAACTTGGTTCTAATTGAATTTCCAATACTTCATCAAACTTGGCACCATTTCTATAGTCGATGAGAGATTGGATCACGTGAAAATCCAATTTGTAGGTTTCCAAGAATTCAGAATACGATATGCCTCTCGCGCGAAAGTATTCGGTAATAGCCACATCTAAAAAATTCAGATAATTTGCATTAAAAACAATTCCTTGTGAGTCTACTTCCGAGTAGCGAACCCGAATCGAATATTGAAATAGATTATCTTCTCTGGTCATGAATTTTTTCTGTCTATTTTCAAAGGATTACCAAAATCATAGGATGTATATCTCCAGCCCAAATAAACGAGATGACTAATATTGAAAGACAGGACCAATTTTTTCGTCGATTGTTTTCAAACGAACTTGATCTCCAATTTTCACAGAAGTAAAATCGGATACACCTTCAATCACTGTTGTCAATTTTACATTTTCTTCCGTTTGTACGATCGCAAGAACATAAGGAGCTCTTTCTGCCATGTGACCAAACCCAACATGCACGATGGTAAAGGAAACGATATGACCGGATGGTTTTAACTCCACCTTCTCGATCGATTCACTTCCGCAAGATGGACACCCATCTAAAACTTCCGCTACCTTAAAATGGCATTTGTTACAAACAATGCCAGTCAATGTGACTGTTGCGCTCATAGTACCATTACTCATATTTGGCGAAATTAAATGCAAACTGTTTCTATAGAGTTTGAATTTGAAATTGAGTAAAAAATTGCTAACGCTACATTTATAAAAATAAATTTTTTTCTGAGAAATCTAGTCTTTTAGTTTATTTAGGTATAAATAGACATTTTTAGACCATCTTGTATTATATGGACCAAATTCAATTGAATCTTGCTGATTAGAAAGATGAGATACTTCATATTTATATGAAGGTAATTTATCTTGTGCATTTTTATAATAATCTCGATTTAAACAAGTCAAGCTTAACATTATTTTATTAAGATTTTTAAAGGATAGCTTTTTTATATCCATACACATATACTGAATGAGATAACGACTACTAAAATCATCTATAAAAATTGAATTTTTCGAATAGTAAGCAAGAGTACCAATCTCGTAATTCATTTTAACAAATTGTCTTTCTTTAATGAATAAATCCAATTCTTCAGAGATCTTCTTATATTCATCTTTATTAATCCAATTTGTATGAATTGGCATTTCTTTACTTTTGTATGCATATGAAAATGAAAACAAAATTGATATTAACCAAATTGAAATTAGGATTATCGGTAATATTTTTTCACCATCCAATCGAATTTTCAGATAGAACAAAGTACAAGATATCGTAATGAGAACTAAACTAAATACGTAATACCAATGGTAAGGCGGGACATGCAGGGAACCAAAAATTACAAAATGTAATACTCCTGCAAAAGAAAGTAATAGGATAGGATTATTGATCCTAATATCTTCCTTTGCTATATTCTTTCTATTTTTAAATATTAAGACAAGCGCGCTGAAAATCGGAAATATAGCCAAAAATGTTTCAAATTTATAATTAATCCAATACAAAGTGAATCCATTAAAGAAATTATATCCATCCCATGAGGATTGTGTTCGTTTTATTATCAAAGTATCAGGTAATAAAGAGCCCATATTAATATAACTATACAAAAGCCAAGGAATCGTCGATATAAGAGCAGAAAAGGATAGTAGGAAATATTGTTTTTTACTTTTTAAAAGAAAAATAAAGGGAATGCCAAGTAAAATTGAATCTGGTCTCAATATAAACAAAATACCTAATAATATTCCTGCTAATACAAGTCTAATTTTCATTATTGAAATGAAGAAAAGAATAAAAACAGTTATAACGGAAAAGCTTTCCAATCCCAATGAACTAAACAAAAAGGGATTTAAGATTATTAATGGTATAAGTAAGTATATTAGAATATTATTAATTTTTAAAATTTCTGAAATTTGATTAAGTGCGATGAATAGAGTGAATAGCAATAAAAAATTCTGAAGTAATATAGAAATCTCTGGATTCTTGGTGAGAAATGTTAATATCGACAAGAATAAAACATTTGCAGGGCTAGTTGCTGAGTTAGCCTTTATTTCGGGATACATTCCCCATTTCAAGTTCTCTGTAAAATTTTTCACATAATTAAGCGTTATGTAAACGTCATCAATATAAAAGGAATGAAATAAATATATTGCAATAATCGAAAGAAAAATTGG containing:
- a CDS encoding efflux RND transporter permease subunit, which codes for MFAKFLQRPVLAIVISVLVVFVGLISIKNIPISQFPEIAPPRVTITLSFPGASAQVLVQSTITTLEQAINGVAGMRYMISSSTSSGDAIIQVLFDPGTNPNDALVQVKTRVDQMMYRVPELVRLEGIFVQPVQPSMLLYVNLYSKDQNASEKFLYNYATVFLLPELKRIHGIGQAKILGTRQYAMRVWLNPDRMRAYNVTTAEVMKAIEDQSIIARPGRLGQSSGKQAQSLEYTLTYEGWFNEPQQYENIIIRAKNGGELLYLKDISKVELDSEFYNIYSDVDGHPAAAIMFKQTEGSNAKVVIEDIKAKLEELKQTFPPEMDYKLSYDVSNFIDAAIEKVIHTLVEAFVLVAIVVFIFLGDWRSTLIPIIAVPVSLIGAFSFMMALGLTINLITLFAMVLAIGIVVDDAIVVVEAVHAKMAEDHLSVYLSVKAVLGEISGAVIAITLLMTAVFVPVTFLPGPVGVFYRQFAITMATSIVLSGLVALTLTPVLTAMILKPHIQHQKTHNPIDLFLGKFNFYFEILTDKYVNLMKRFSASKLFIVSLLLFFTVGFVFLSQLVPAGFVPGEDQGMIYAVIQTPPGSTIEKTNDVARKLQEIALKIEGVDSVASLAGYEILTEGEGSNAGTCLISLKDWSLRKNSVHDVMEELEHETKNFGAIIEFFEPPAVPGFGAAGGVMFRLLDKTNSGDYTVFDKVHEEFMADLKKREELTGLFSFYSAKFPQLEVKLDRKLAMQKGVNIGDAMDNLDILVGSTYEQGFIRFNQFFKVYVQSSPEYRRLPSDILGLFTPNDKGEMVPYSSFLSLEQKQGANEITRYNAYTSSVINVLPGKGYTTGDAIEAIREVSKTLPKGFEVGWEGLSYDEASRGNEAIFIFLVVIVFVYLVLSAQYESFIIPFSVILSLPPGIFGSFFLLKVLGLANDIYAQIGMIMLIGLLGKNAVLIVEFARQRQEAGLSVFDAALEGAKARFRPILMTSFAFIAGLFPLVVATGPGAIANHTIGACALGGMLFGTVFGVIAVPGLYIIFANIAKGKNLIYHEDNMPLSESNASYHSSEIERKRNRKVRKENK
- a CDS encoding TolC family protein; the protein is MKRIGIFFLLLWNFSCIPALYERDKEDLKLPDQFENWETTEKAQKLQTEIWKQFFNEPQLISLIDTAIENNQELAVLEQEISIANNEVFARQGEYLPKLSLQADSGVEQKERFSTPNANSPTLFAHGGLIMSWEVDIWKKLRNATKSSYLRYLASIEGKRYVVTNLVAEITDTYFELKSLDNQLTLVENYIEVLSKVKEIVVLQREAGRTTSLAVKRFEAEVAKNLARKYDIVQRIAITENRHNFLLGRFPERINRNSDDFLEIALPEIQKSVPVDLLENRPDIKQASLVLESRKLDIEVARARFYPSLTIDGNIGYEAFNSKHFKGTPVSLAYGLGGGIIAPLINRKAIEANYATANNFQIQAIYNYEVSLLKAFTEVTNQIVKIKNLSQKYEAKNKQVQNLKESVEISNILFKAGRIDYIDVLFSQRDFLEAQVEAFELKYSLIEANVGLYKALGGGWRGQQEPEGKRKNGTF
- a CDS encoding acyl-CoA thioesterase, producing the protein MTREDNLFQYSIRVRYSEVDSQGIVFNANYLNFLDVAITEYFRARGISYSEFLETYKLDFHVIQSLIDYRNGAKFDEVLEIQLEPSYQSSKVFWKFQMKIGEKEICSGTLTYITVSHVTKKIVKLPEEVTALLRFQKIEK
- a CDS encoding Zn-ribbon domain-containing OB-fold protein, translated to MSATVTLTGIVCNKCHFKVAEVLDGCPSCGSESIEKVELKPSGHIVSFTIVHVGFGHMAERAPYVLAIVQTEENVKLTTVIEGVSDFTSVKIGDQVRLKTIDEKIGPVFQY